The DNA segment TCGCCGCGGGCGAGCCGCTCCGCCCGCTCGAGGGCATCCCGCTCATGCTCAAGGACGAGCAGCCCGTCGCCGGCCGTCCCCTCGAAGACGGATGCCTCCTCGAACGCGGCACGGTCGCCGACGAGACGCACCCGATCGTCGAGCGCATCCAGGCAGCCGGCGCCGTCGTCCACGCCCGCACGACGACGCCCGAGTACTGCTGCGCGCCCGTCACCCACTCGAAGCTGTGGGGTGTCACGCGCAACCCGTGGAACGCGGACTTCACGCCCGGCGGTTCCTCCGGCGGTTCGGGCGCGGTGCTCGCCGCGGGTTCGACGATGCTCGCCACCGGCTCGGACATCGGCGGGTCCATCCGCATCCCCGCCTCGTTCTGCGGCGTCGTCGGCTTCAAGCCGCCGTTCGGCCGCGTTCCGGGCATGGCGCCCTTCAATTCCGACACGTACTGCGCCGACGGCCCGATGGGTCGGAGCGTGGCGGATGTCGCGCTGCTGCAGAACGTGATCGCCGGGCCCTGGGTCGGCGACGCGGCGTCGCTCCGCGAGGTCACCGCCGTCTCGGGCGAGGTCGGGTCGCTCCGCGGCATCCGCGTCGCCCTCTGCATCGACCTCGGCGGGTACGACGTCGATCCGGCGATCGAGGCGAACACGCGCGCGGTCGCCGCAGCGCTCGTGGCCGCGGGCGCGATCGTCGACGAGGTCGCGCTGCCGTGGGGGCCCGAGTGCGTGCAGGAGACCGCGTGGCCGCACTTCGGCGCGGTCATGGGCGCATTCATCGAGGGCATCGTCGAGGGCGACGCCGCCCGCGCCGAGCAGCTGATGCCGTACACCCGCGCGTTCGCCGCGAAAGCCGCCGCGGCGGGCGACTACGTCGACGGGCTCGTCGCCGAGTCGGCGTTCTACCGACCGTTCGCCGAGCTCATGCTCGACCACGACGTGCTGCTCTGCCCGACCGTCGCGACGACCGGGTTCGCCGCCGACGAGTCGTGCATCGACAGCACCGAGGTGTTCTCGAAGCTCATGACGCTGCCGTTCAACGTGATCGGCCGGGTGCCCGTGCTCGCCGTGCCGTCGGGGATCGCCCCGAACGGCGTGCCGACGGGCGTGCAGATCGTGGGCCGCACCTACGACGACGCGACCGTCTTCCGCGTCGGCGCCGCGCTCGAGCAGGAACTCGGCCTGTGGACCGACCCGGGGTGGTGGCCCGCGGTCGCGGGCCTCGTCGCGGTCTAGCGGCGCGGACCCGAGCGGCTCGCACGGGACGGAAGGCCCGAGGACGCCTGCGAGTCGTTGCTAGGTTCCGACGGGGCCGCACGCCGGTGCGGCTCGGAGGGAGAGCCATGTCCGAGGGGCACGCACTGCACGAGTACCGGCCCGGCACCACGTTCCCGGGCGTGATCGGCCGAACGTACGACGAATCGTCGTCGGCGTGGCCGGAACCCCGGCGCGCGCGAGAAGGCGCCCCGAACGTGCTGTTCATCGTCATCGACGACATGGGCTACGGGCAGCTCGGATGCTACGGCAGCCCGATCCGCACACCCAACATCGACCGCATCGCCTCGAACGGCGTGCGCTTCGCCAACATGCACACGACGGCACTGTGCTCGCCGACGCGCACGTGCATCCTCACCGGCCGGAACCACCATTCCAACCACATGGCCGCCATCACCGAGGCCTCGACCGGGTTCCCCGGCTACGACGGCAACGTGCCGTTCGAGAACGGGTTCATCGCCGAGATCCTGAAGGGCGAGGGCTACAACACCTTCGCCGTCGGCAAGTGGCACGTGACGCCCACCGACCAGACCACCGCCGCCGGCCCCTACGACCGATGGCCGCTCGGTCGCGGCTTCGAGCGCTACTACGGGTTCCTCGGCGGCGACACGCACCAGTACTACCCGGAGCTCGTGCACGACAACCACCGCGTCGAGCCGCCGAAGACGCCCGAGGAGGGGTACCACCTCACCGAGGACCTCGTCGACCGGGCCATCTCCTTCATCGCCGACGCCAAGCAGGTCGCACCCGACAAGCCGTTCTTCACGTACTTCGCGCCCGGCGCGATGCATGCGCCGCACCACGCCCCGAAGGAGTGGATCGATCGCTACGCGGGCGCGTTCGACGAGGGCTGGGACGTGTACCGCGAGCGCGTGTTCGCCAACCAGAAGGAACTCGGCCTGGTGCCCGCCGATGCCGAGCTCTCGCGGCACGACCCCGACGTGCAGGACTGGGGCTCCCTCTCGGCGGACGAGCGACGGCTGTACTCCCGCATGATGGAGGTCTTCGCCGGGTTCCTCGAGCACACCGACCACCAGATCGGGCGGCTCGTCGCCTTCCTCGAGGACCTCGGCGTGCTCGACGACACGCTCATCATGCTGATCTCCGACAACGGGGCGAGCTCGGAGGGCGGCCCGACCGGCTCGATCAACGAGAACAAGTTCTTCAACTTCGTGCCCGACTCGCTCGAGCAGAACCTCGCTGCGATCGACGACCTCGGCGGGCCGAAGTACTTCAACCACTACCCCTGGGGCTGGACCTGGGCGGGCAACACCCCGTTCCGGCGCTGGAAGCGCGAGACCTACCGTGGCGGCATCAGCGACCCGTTCATGGTGCAGTGGACCAACCGCATCCCCGCCCGCGGCGAGATCCGCTCGCAGTACGCGCACGCGATCGACATGGTGCCGACCGTGCTCGACCTGCTCGGCGTCGAACCGCCCGCCGCGATCCGCGGGGTCACCCAGTCGCCGATCGAGGGCGTCAGCTTCGCCGACGCGCTCGTCGAGGCATCCGTCCCCTCATCGCGCACGACGCAGTACTTCGAGATGCTGGGCCACCGCTCGATCTACCACGACGGATGGCGCGCCGTGTGCCCGTGGCCCGGAACCTCGTTCGCCGAGTCGGGCCGCGCCTTCGGCGACCCGATCACGGCCGACGTGCTGCGCGAGCTCGACGCCGACGGGTGGGAGCTCTATCACGTCGCCGAGGACTTCGCCGAGAACCACGACGTCGCCGGGCAGTACCCGGACAAGCTCGTCGAGCTCATCTCGCTCTGGTACGTCGAGGCCGGCAAGTTCAACGTGCTGCCGATCGACGGCCGCGGCCAGCAGCGGTTCGCCGAGCTGCGCCCCGTGATCGCGAAGGAACGCTCGCGGTACGTGTACTTCCCGCACACGTCCGAGGTCGCGGCCAGCGCCGCGCCGCGGCTCGTGAACCGTCCGCACACCATCAACGCGCTCGTCGAGATCCCGGAGGGCGGTGCCGAGGGGGTCCTCGTCAGCCAGGGCGGAGTCGACGGCGGGTACAGCCTCTACGTCAAGGACGGTCGGCTCGTCTACACGTACAACTACGTGGCGGCGGAGTACTTCCACATCACGAGCGACGACGACGTGCCGACCGGAAGGCACATCCTCAGCATGGAGTTCGCACCCACGGGGCAGCCGAGCATCCGCGAGGGCAAGGGCGCCCCGGGAACCGTGACCCTGTTCGTCGACGGCGAGCCCGTCGGCGGCGGCGACCTGCCGGTCACCATCCCGATCATGCTCGGGCTCGCCGCGGGCGTGTCCGTCGGGCTCGACGCCGGAGCGCCGCTGACCGACGCCTACTCCGCGCCGTTCGCGTTCA comes from the Agromyces marinus genome and includes:
- a CDS encoding arylsulfatase; this encodes MSEGHALHEYRPGTTFPGVIGRTYDESSSAWPEPRRAREGAPNVLFIVIDDMGYGQLGCYGSPIRTPNIDRIASNGVRFANMHTTALCSPTRTCILTGRNHHSNHMAAITEASTGFPGYDGNVPFENGFIAEILKGEGYNTFAVGKWHVTPTDQTTAAGPYDRWPLGRGFERYYGFLGGDTHQYYPELVHDNHRVEPPKTPEEGYHLTEDLVDRAISFIADAKQVAPDKPFFTYFAPGAMHAPHHAPKEWIDRYAGAFDEGWDVYRERVFANQKELGLVPADAELSRHDPDVQDWGSLSADERRLYSRMMEVFAGFLEHTDHQIGRLVAFLEDLGVLDDTLIMLISDNGASSEGGPTGSINENKFFNFVPDSLEQNLAAIDDLGGPKYFNHYPWGWTWAGNTPFRRWKRETYRGGISDPFMVQWTNRIPARGEIRSQYAHAIDMVPTVLDLLGVEPPAAIRGVTQSPIEGVSFADALVEASVPSSRTTQYFEMLGHRSIYHDGWRAVCPWPGTSFAESGRAFGDPITADVLRELDADGWELYHVAEDFAENHDVAGQYPDKLVELISLWYVEAGKFNVLPIDGRGQQRFAELRPVIAKERSRYVYFPHTSEVAASAAPRLVNRPHTINALVEIPEGGAEGVLVSQGGVDGGYSLYVKDGRLVYTYNYVAAEYFHITSDDDVPTGRHILSMEFAPTGQPSIREGKGAPGTVTLFVDGEPVGGGDLPVTIPIMLGLAAGVSVGLDAGAPLTDAYSAPFAFTGTIDRVVFDVSGEHIVDHEAELRAALARQ
- a CDS encoding amidase, whose protein sequence is MDLHHLTATEASALLRRRELSPVDLLDAAIDRTAATEPAINAVTEQWIDEAREAAAASEARFAAGEPLRPLEGIPLMLKDEQPVAGRPLEDGCLLERGTVADETHPIVERIQAAGAVVHARTTTPEYCCAPVTHSKLWGVTRNPWNADFTPGGSSGGSGAVLAAGSTMLATGSDIGGSIRIPASFCGVVGFKPPFGRVPGMAPFNSDTYCADGPMGRSVADVALLQNVIAGPWVGDAASLREVTAVSGEVGSLRGIRVALCIDLGGYDVDPAIEANTRAVAAALVAAGAIVDEVALPWGPECVQETAWPHFGAVMGAFIEGIVEGDAARAEQLMPYTRAFAAKAAAAGDYVDGLVAESAFYRPFAELMLDHDVLLCPTVATTGFAADESCIDSTEVFSKLMTLPFNVIGRVPVLAVPSGIAPNGVPTGVQIVGRTYDDATVFRVGAALEQELGLWTDPGWWPAVAGLVAV